A window from Leptospira meyeri encodes these proteins:
- a CDS encoding NAD(P)H-dependent flavin oxidoreductase → MKIKTKISEMLKIDLPIIAAPMFLVSYPELVVAVSEAGGIGCFPSLNYRTPEQLREGILEIRSKTKKPIGVNLILHKEHNPNWAKQFEVVMDLKVELIITSLGTPRTIAKEIKANGSTLFCDVTTLKHANIVAKSGADALIAVSQGAGGHAGAITPFALIPYLKKEVGLPVIAAGAISTGSQMAAALSLGADAVYIGTRFIATPESRAQNEYKQMLIDSSPDEIIYTEKISGIPANWLSKSVERSPDILEDGPKKIAAGHAGGEKAIEQEYKRWRDIWSAGQGVAQIHEVKPAGEIVKEIASEYLSTLNSLPR, encoded by the coding sequence ATGAAAATCAAAACAAAAATCAGTGAAATGTTAAAAATTGATCTACCGATCATTGCAGCTCCAATGTTCCTTGTCTCTTATCCGGAGTTAGTAGTAGCAGTTTCAGAGGCTGGTGGGATCGGATGTTTTCCCTCATTAAACTATAGAACCCCTGAACAGCTCCGCGAAGGTATATTAGAAATTCGGTCCAAAACTAAAAAACCAATCGGTGTCAATTTGATCCTTCACAAAGAACATAATCCAAATTGGGCAAAACAATTTGAAGTCGTTATGGATTTAAAAGTGGAACTTATCATTACAAGTTTAGGAACTCCTCGAACCATTGCAAAAGAGATTAAAGCGAATGGATCTACATTGTTTTGCGACGTGACCACACTCAAACACGCAAATATTGTTGCAAAGTCAGGAGCTGATGCTCTCATTGCCGTCTCCCAAGGAGCTGGCGGGCATGCAGGCGCCATCACTCCTTTTGCATTAATTCCTTACTTAAAAAAAGAAGTTGGACTTCCAGTCATTGCAGCAGGAGCCATTTCCACTGGATCACAAATGGCGGCGGCCTTGTCTTTAGGAGCAGATGCTGTGTACATTGGAACTCGTTTTATTGCAACTCCAGAGTCCAGGGCACAAAATGAATACAAACAAATGTTAATTGATTCAAGCCCTGATGAAATTATTTATACTGAAAAAATTTCAGGAATACCTGCCAATTGGTTATCAAAATCGGTAGAACGTTCTCCTGATATTTTAGAGGATGGTCCGAAAAAAATTGCGGCCGGTCATGCTGGTGGAGAAAAAGCAATTGAACAAGAATACAAACGTTGGAGAGATATTTGGTCTGCCGGACAAGGAGTAGCTCAAATCCACGAAGTGAAACCTGCTGGCGAAATTGTAAAAGAAATTGCAAGCGAATACTTGTCGACGTTAAACAGCCTTCCTCGCTAA
- a CDS encoding FecR family protein, protein MVVRRIMSLRILLTLFSILLTSISLSAEEFAVATFTRGKVSFLSSSDSSKLWKTLKVNDILKPGDRIKTGNGSKVDFLFKETEIRIQPNTDFTLKEWNTENKIAKAYVEKGAAWFRVSNFKKGNFEVSTPTTTAGVRGTAFGVFYEEKEKKGYTCVCEGLVNINGSEFSKGTGGAVKLGATELEKNDYKELITKDGATIKFKEKRKDNPMLSRCLPCHKPVGWEDNSFTPDETYGKK, encoded by the coding sequence ATGGTTGTTAGAAGGATTATGAGCCTCAGAATCCTTCTAACCCTTTTTTCCATCCTCCTAACCAGCATTTCCCTTTCTGCGGAAGAATTTGCAGTTGCAACGTTTACCCGTGGTAAGGTGAGTTTTCTCTCTTCCTCTGACTCCTCGAAACTTTGGAAAACTCTCAAAGTCAATGACATCCTCAAGCCAGGGGACCGAATCAAAACAGGCAATGGATCCAAAGTCGATTTTTTATTTAAGGAAACTGAAATTCGAATCCAGCCAAACACTGATTTTACGCTGAAAGAATGGAATACGGAAAATAAAATTGCAAAAGCCTATGTAGAAAAAGGCGCAGCTTGGTTTCGAGTTAGTAATTTTAAAAAAGGAAATTTTGAAGTTTCAACACCTACTACCACTGCTGGTGTTCGTGGAACCGCATTTGGTGTGTTTTACGAAGAAAAAGAAAAAAAAGGATACACTTGTGTTTGTGAAGGACTTGTAAACATCAATGGATCTGAATTTTCTAAAGGAACAGGCGGTGCTGTCAAATTAGGTGCCACTGAGTTGGAAAAAAATGATTACAAAGAACTAATCACAAAAGACGGTGCTACCATTAAGTTCAAAGAAAAACGAAAAGACAACCCTATGTTGTCCAGATGCCTGCCTTGCCATAAACCAGTAGGTTGGGAAGACAATAGTTTTACACCGGACGAAACTTACGGTAAAAAGTGA
- a CDS encoding adhesin OmpL37 family surface protein codes for MKRFSVIVMLFLTVIGEMTPDQSSSKATQLIRVSYGLKDNYEFLRILNSTISNRGTEDQKKYFKRCVQHHIESEILHLQMDLGRSYSELRRTQGLLIQLYIYVLEDEIEELEVELGRLARLANGKEKTETKLYLRLGYREIAVAKQKLLVGKNIRPYLYLMKLQELAYSLKSLKQAEKYIVLLGLLHDSIDEFDKETRTFADMVHEVNRIIFNDREKYLRLLFDSHFDSYGSLDYYELIWKQPDLHELATGIPGFDPAYVRNPEEAKPPTFK; via the coding sequence ATGAAACGTTTTTCGGTCATAGTAATGCTCTTTCTGACAGTGATTGGAGAGATGACACCGGATCAGTCCAGTTCTAAGGCTACTCAGTTAATTCGTGTTAGCTACGGACTTAAGGATAACTACGAGTTTCTACGCATTCTAAATTCCACAATCAGCAACCGCGGAACGGAAGACCAAAAAAAATACTTCAAACGTTGCGTACAACACCATATTGAATCGGAAATTCTGCATCTGCAAATGGATTTGGGTCGTTCTTATTCTGAACTCCGGAGAACACAAGGTTTACTCATCCAATTGTATATTTATGTTTTAGAAGATGAAATCGAAGAATTAGAAGTTGAATTAGGTAGGCTTGCAAGACTTGCCAACGGAAAAGAAAAAACGGAAACTAAATTATACCTAAGGTTGGGATATCGTGAAATCGCTGTTGCGAAACAAAAATTACTGGTAGGAAAAAACATTCGACCTTACCTGTATTTGATGAAACTCCAAGAATTGGCATACTCACTAAAATCTCTTAAACAAGCAGAAAAGTACATTGTCCTTCTTGGTTTATTGCATGATTCGATTGATGAATTTGATAAAGAGACCAGAACTTTTGCTGATATGGTTCATGAAGTCAATCGAATCATTTTTAATGATCGCGAAAAATACTTACGATTGTTGTTTGATAGTCACTTTGATTCCTACGGATCTTTAGATTATTATGAACTGATCTGGAAACAACCGGATCTGCATGAATTGGCTACAGGTATCCCTGGATTTGATCCAGCCTATGTTAGAAACCCTGAAGAAGCCAAACCACCAACGTTTAAATAG
- a CDS encoding rhomboid family intramembrane serine protease codes for MRSFIWEFPLTAGFSLFLFLLYPTVSIFFPDLISIYFIATPGEFEPINWVLSTFFHGSGAHLLSNLFFLLLLGRVVENRVGKARWLLFYFMAGLLSVLGDATVRGLILGDRTPIVGASGAISGLASAATLLSPFRFPISKKKSIPFPVFLFGWMMVYSDITNLFARDQVAHWAHLGGFFSVFVTSYLLGDKERREIRQGFLLNFTFFTLTIILLFFINNR; via the coding sequence ATGCGATCATTTATTTGGGAATTTCCCCTCACAGCAGGATTTTCATTATTTCTTTTTTTGTTATACCCAACGGTTTCTATTTTTTTTCCTGATTTGATTTCTATTTATTTTATCGCAACACCTGGTGAATTCGAACCAATTAATTGGGTTTTATCTACATTCTTCCACGGATCCGGTGCACATTTGCTTTCGAATTTATTTTTTCTTTTATTACTTGGTCGAGTTGTAGAAAATCGAGTAGGAAAAGCAAGATGGCTGTTATTTTATTTTATGGCAGGATTACTTTCTGTGTTAGGTGATGCGACAGTAAGGGGCTTAATTTTAGGAGACCGGACTCCCATTGTAGGAGCAAGTGGAGCGATTTCTGGTCTGGCTTCTGCTGCCACTTTATTATCTCCTTTTCGTTTTCCTATATCCAAAAAAAAATCCATACCATTCCCCGTTTTTCTCTTTGGTTGGATGATGGTTTATTCGGATATAACCAATTTATTTGCTCGCGATCAAGTAGCTCACTGGGCTCATCTTGGCGGTTTTTTTTCAGTTTTTGTAACGAGTTACTTACTGGGCGACAAAGAAAGACGAGAAATTAGACAAGGCTTTCTCTTGAACTTTACCTTTTTTACATTGACTATCATTCTTCTTTTTTTTATCAACAATAGGTAA
- a CDS encoding PP2C family protein-serine/threonine phosphatase — protein sequence MKEVKSYKSIHTFLQFVLYFGFSIQLFGCLDLQSEVTPDRQFQQSIYLLDRYYYWSSEEVKDPSVIPNNVWQKMDPDRLGFETLKGQYLYVKFSDQFVRQLKSPVLYVEIALEQFKLFQGKEFVFESRFQDHFFPYIIPLNQNPSGSIIIQFQSRYRGFIGMDRKVFFKDHSMALVDLFLDNFAETFFAPILLVLSIIFLGFYFLRKREMIFLNFSILLFSASLIEGLNGFVGFSLSQFSYIVTPLTYINFGFFPFALLLFLIGIFPPFFRNLFKILAGIHIIVFIISIVSNYENGVSFLNSEDDYNWVIVLEAVITIFSSVYVLVKGNKNLQTITLGLLFIVFAGLHDILVDLELLSHNQRIIHFGFFMMLVLFGFYVFKHYWQLLHSINRMNAELRSKNKELQRLIQIDKDLALAHALQKSLLSSKYNEDDRIRIIGFSQNLESVGGDYFDHTKDSMGNWAILMADVSGHGISSAMVAAMSKMAFVGAGAYLQFPSRVFHSMNRHLVGKTKNLFITASYVFIDTESYTATFSNAGHPGFFLIRNSEPEVIHLNVKGKPLGLFSHIPYAEDTVKLLPGDKIFLYTDGIFDLLNEVGDSFGEDRLKSLLWDNRYQKFQELATIVQDSLFRFSSGWKYQMDDLSFLLVEIK from the coding sequence TTGAAAGAAGTCAAATCATATAAATCGATTCACACTTTCTTACAGTTTGTTCTTTATTTCGGGTTTTCGATCCAGCTATTCGGATGTTTGGATTTGCAATCGGAAGTCACCCCTGATCGACAGTTTCAACAGTCGATTTATCTTTTGGACAGGTATTATTATTGGTCTTCCGAGGAAGTAAAAGACCCAAGCGTCATTCCAAACAATGTTTGGCAAAAAATGGATCCTGACCGCCTTGGATTTGAAACTTTGAAAGGCCAATATCTTTATGTTAAATTTAGCGATCAGTTTGTTAGACAACTCAAAAGCCCTGTGCTTTACGTTGAAATAGCTTTGGAACAATTTAAACTTTTTCAAGGAAAAGAATTTGTTTTTGAATCCAGATTCCAAGATCATTTTTTTCCTTATATCATTCCGTTAAATCAAAACCCATCTGGATCGATTATCATTCAGTTTCAATCGAGATATCGTGGTTTTATTGGAATGGATAGAAAGGTATTTTTCAAAGATCATTCCATGGCACTAGTGGATTTGTTTTTAGACAATTTTGCTGAAACCTTTTTTGCGCCGATTTTACTTGTCCTTTCCATTATTTTTCTTGGATTCTATTTTCTCAGAAAAAGAGAGATGATATTCCTGAATTTTTCAATTCTTCTATTTTCCGCCTCACTTATAGAAGGTTTAAATGGATTCGTTGGTTTTTCACTAAGTCAGTTCTCTTATATAGTCACTCCCTTAACATATATTAATTTTGGATTTTTCCCATTTGCACTTTTGCTTTTTTTGATTGGAATCTTTCCTCCTTTCTTTCGCAATTTATTTAAGATTCTCGCAGGTATTCATATCATAGTTTTTATCATATCGATTGTAAGTAATTATGAAAATGGAGTTTCGTTTCTAAACAGTGAAGACGATTACAATTGGGTAATTGTATTGGAAGCTGTGATCACAATTTTTTCTTCAGTCTATGTTTTGGTTAAGGGCAATAAAAATTTGCAAACGATTACCTTGGGTTTACTCTTTATCGTATTTGCAGGTCTACATGATATTTTAGTTGATCTAGAACTACTCTCACATAATCAGAGGATCATACATTTTGGATTTTTTATGATGTTGGTTTTGTTTGGTTTTTATGTATTCAAACATTATTGGCAACTTTTACATTCGATTAACAGGATGAATGCGGAGTTACGTAGCAAAAACAAAGAACTACAGAGGTTAATTCAAATTGATAAGGATTTGGCTTTGGCTCATGCTCTCCAAAAATCTTTATTATCATCTAAATACAATGAAGATGATCGGATTAGAATCATCGGTTTTTCGCAGAATTTAGAATCTGTAGGAGGAGATTACTTTGATCATACAAAAGATAGTATGGGAAATTGGGCAATTCTTATGGCAGATGTGTCGGGGCATGGGATCTCTTCTGCGATGGTAGCCGCCATGTCTAAAATGGCTTTTGTAGGGGCAGGTGCATATTTACAATTTCCATCCAGGGTTTTTCATTCAATGAACAGGCATTTGGTTGGGAAAACAAAAAATCTATTTATTACTGCCTCCTATGTATTTATTGATACCGAATCGTATACGGCTACATTCAGCAATGCAGGCCATCCTGGATTTTTCCTCATTCGAAATTCTGAACCAGAAGTTATTCATTTAAACGTGAAAGGAAAACCTCTGGGTTTGTTTTCTCACATCCCTTATGCAGAAGATACAGTGAAATTATTACCCGGAGATAAAATTTTTTTATACACCGACGGAATTTTTGACCTGTTGAATGAAGTTGGTGACAGCTTCGGCGAAGACAGACTCAAATCGCTGTTATGGGACAATCGTTACCAAAAATTTCAGGAATTGGCAACGATTGTTCAGGATTCGCTCTTTCGGTTTTCATCAGGTTGGAAATACCAAATGGACGATTTAAGTTTTTTATTAGTCGAAATTAAATAA
- a CDS encoding protein-disulfide reductase DsbD family protein → MVSEIQTFIESQLSSGSFSIYSFFFLALGGLLAGLLPCVYPLYPITAGILKSRVTNHKWSHPFVYYVGLASMYALFGLIAGFSGGAFNSFLRYPETQVFLSILLFVLGLSVAEFLYFPFFSGDLRNSANVSYANTFFLGAGAGLLSSPCVGPVVVSILVQLIAYQTEGISLVPILFTSLKMFVFGLGLGIPFLLIGVFGFALPKSGKWMKSVQWILALMILYFSFTYLEKAFVLWGFDPILSLKVFFLWSLALVFFYLQKKEGLPHEKMKQALLQMCAFTSLVVLLMLLQSGAGRFQTESSYLKTNSSPTEVHGNLEWQRSAEAVYRIAKETKKPIFIDFFADWCTNCKEFQKLTLSHKEWNETFKNKAILWKVYDTDSIFEEFANNPNYPELKIGLPFFLILDADGKMIYKSNDYLDTKGMIEAVRKF, encoded by the coding sequence ATGGTATCTGAAATCCAAACCTTTATAGAATCCCAATTGTCTTCTGGTTCCTTTTCCATTTATAGTTTTTTCTTTTTGGCCTTAGGTGGATTACTAGCTGGTCTCCTGCCCTGTGTGTATCCTTTATATCCCATCACGGCAGGAATTCTAAAATCCCGAGTTACGAATCATAAATGGTCACATCCTTTCGTTTATTATGTGGGTCTGGCTAGTATGTACGCACTTTTTGGCCTTATTGCGGGCTTCAGTGGAGGAGCATTCAATTCATTCCTACGATATCCTGAAACACAAGTTTTCCTTTCTATTTTGTTATTTGTTTTGGGCCTCAGTGTTGCTGAATTTTTATATTTTCCTTTTTTTTCAGGTGACTTAAGAAATTCAGCAAATGTAAGTTATGCGAATACTTTCTTTTTGGGAGCCGGTGCGGGCCTTCTTTCCTCTCCTTGTGTGGGTCCTGTTGTGGTATCGATTCTTGTCCAACTCATTGCTTACCAAACAGAAGGGATTAGTTTAGTTCCCATTCTTTTTACTTCATTAAAAATGTTTGTGTTTGGTTTAGGTCTTGGGATTCCTTTTTTACTGATTGGAGTTTTTGGTTTCGCCCTTCCGAAATCGGGAAAGTGGATGAAGTCCGTTCAGTGGATTCTTGCCTTGATGATTTTGTATTTTTCTTTTACTTACTTAGAAAAAGCTTTCGTACTTTGGGGTTTTGATCCAATTCTTTCTTTAAAAGTATTTTTCCTTTGGTCCTTGGCTTTGGTCTTTTTCTATTTGCAAAAGAAAGAAGGTCTGCCTCACGAAAAAATGAAACAGGCACTTTTACAAATGTGCGCTTTTACTTCCCTTGTCGTTCTCCTTATGCTTTTGCAATCCGGGGCAGGAAGATTTCAAACCGAATCATCTTATCTAAAAACAAACTCAAGTCCAACAGAAGTTCATGGAAATTTGGAATGGCAACGTTCGGCGGAAGCAGTGTATCGGATCGCTAAGGAAACAAAAAAGCCAATATTTATCGACTTTTTTGCTGATTGGTGTACAAACTGCAAAGAGTTCCAAAAACTTACGCTTTCGCATAAGGAATGGAATGAAACTTTTAAAAATAAGGCCATCCTTTGGAAAGTCTATGATACCGATTCCATTTTCGAAGAGTTTGCAAACAATCCTAATTATCCAGAACTAAAAATTGGTTTACCATTTTTTCTCATCTTAGATGCGGACGGAAAGATGATCTACAAATCGAATGATTATTTAGATACCAAAGGTATGATCGAAGCAGTTCGAAAATTTTAA
- a CDS encoding alpha/beta fold hydrolase yields MALEENSLEDRLIKISTRDSNKSLMVNPDKIYIFPVPKTTFQFLENIWQSFANKMVSLVDFNDDPIFNFSIFEVIDQDEMKIVATATHFKLKEIAERRKIPGIEEYIKKSRPIHLADPRNESAGFIRKSIIDFNKGLRPEVTFINLKEEEIHPEKKVLLSETMNHAIGIPLFVNENPIGILWGITKDPIPEDKIRPLTLQLYSLFDVIEFVVAKEMESGNDHYIAQKNIEKADTVSNSRNLFYTTTKDQKEPVTSIIFKSHQYNIEYRMDASFIIPTTDGYAVSLKSFTPEKLNNTGKNILLIPGFFCRRSVMDKLAKELALKYGYRVFLMDMRGRSRQTMPKHGKKEGWTVDNYIQDDFPEILRWIRWHYPSERTVVLGHSMGGMIPRFYVSSYEKIKELKEEFNLPKPEEYIAGIVSITSPNYISLKSNFIGLDTLKRGFSMLPHKMISDMILSMASFSMQATIQTIDLKKFFKLILNLHSSLRSFSYNIGTKVLTIKDFVGYKEITPPEWYFLMEDVFCEESVSVIMQFFQSQISNERSFWSNDGRINYTENFLNNFNMPIYSVVGTVDKIVPEETLTELKDLKSENKVITYYEQGHLGIIFHGETVRKICKGIDEWIQGLK; encoded by the coding sequence ATGGCACTTGAAGAAAATTCGTTGGAAGATCGTTTGATCAAAATTTCCACCAGAGACAGCAATAAAAGTCTTATGGTAAACCCGGACAAAATTTACATTTTTCCGGTGCCCAAAACTACTTTCCAATTTTTGGAAAATATTTGGCAATCCTTCGCAAATAAAATGGTTTCCTTAGTTGACTTCAACGATGATCCCATTTTTAACTTTTCCATTTTTGAAGTCATTGACCAAGATGAAATGAAAATTGTGGCCACCGCCACACACTTCAAACTCAAAGAAATTGCTGAGCGCAGAAAAATTCCCGGAATTGAAGAATACATCAAAAAATCCAGACCCATCCATTTGGCTGACCCTCGCAATGAATCTGCAGGCTTTATACGAAAGTCCATTATTGATTTTAACAAGGGTTTAAGGCCTGAAGTTACTTTTATCAATCTCAAAGAAGAAGAAATTCACCCTGAGAAAAAAGTATTACTTTCTGAAACGATGAACCATGCCATCGGAATTCCTCTCTTTGTGAACGAAAATCCGATCGGTATCCTCTGGGGGATAACGAAAGATCCTATTCCTGAAGATAAAATTCGTCCACTCACACTCCAACTTTATTCCTTGTTTGATGTAATTGAGTTTGTTGTCGCAAAGGAAATGGAATCAGGAAATGACCATTACATTGCCCAAAAAAATATTGAAAAAGCTGATACAGTTTCAAACTCAAGAAACTTGTTTTACACAACGACAAAAGACCAAAAAGAGCCGGTCACTTCAATTATTTTCAAATCGCATCAGTATAACATTGAATATAGGATGGACGCATCCTTTATCATTCCGACTACTGATGGTTATGCGGTATCTTTAAAAAGTTTTACACCAGAAAAACTAAACAATACGGGAAAAAATATTTTGCTCATTCCTGGTTTTTTTTGCAGACGTTCCGTTATGGATAAACTGGCAAAAGAACTTGCCCTCAAATATGGATATCGTGTTTTTCTAATGGATATGAGGGGTAGATCCAGACAAACCATGCCTAAACATGGAAAAAAAGAAGGCTGGACTGTTGATAATTATATCCAGGATGACTTTCCGGAAATCTTACGTTGGATTCGTTGGCATTACCCAAGTGAAAGGACAGTGGTTCTTGGTCACAGTATGGGGGGAATGATTCCTCGGTTTTATGTATCTTCTTACGAAAAAATTAAAGAACTGAAAGAAGAATTCAATTTGCCAAAACCGGAAGAATACATTGCTGGGATTGTGTCCATCACTTCGCCGAACTATATTAGTTTAAAATCCAATTTCATTGGACTTGATACATTGAAACGTGGCTTTAGTATGCTCCCGCATAAAATGATTTCCGATATGATTTTGAGTATGGCTAGTTTTTCAATGCAAGCCACAATCCAGACCATTGACTTAAAAAAATTCTTTAAACTCATTTTGAACCTACATTCCAGTTTAAGAAGTTTTAGTTATAACATTGGAACCAAAGTTTTGACGATCAAAGACTTTGTGGGCTATAAAGAAATCACTCCACCAGAATGGTATTTCCTCATGGAAGATGTGTTTTGCGAAGAATCCGTTTCTGTGATTATGCAGTTTTTCCAAAGCCAAATCTCCAACGAAAGAAGTTTCTGGTCAAACGATGGCCGTATCAATTATACAGAGAACTTTCTAAATAATTTTAATATGCCAATTTACAGTGTGGTAGGTACGGTTGATAAAATTGTTCCTGAAGAAACATTAACTGAATTAAAAGATCTCAAATCAGAAAACAAGGTGATCACTTATTATGAACAAGGTCACCTTGGAATTATCTTTCATGGAGAAACGGTTAGAAAAATTTGTAAAGGGATCGATGAATGGATTCAGGGATTAAAATAA
- a CDS encoding zinc-binding dehydrogenase has protein sequence MKAAVLPQGSRTLEIQDLDLPSLLPNQVKIKVKACGICGSDIHLVLHGKMKATYTPCVPGHETSGVVEEVGEQVTRFKKGDRVVVSAGTSCGKCKHCLAGRENLCEEIGVLGFNQRGGFAEYLQIEERYLHNLPDEIPFTEGAILADAVSTPYHAVKYQGEIKPGDTVAIIGCGGLGIHAVAIAKALGAGRIFAVDIDSGSLENAKAYGADELILVEKNMQVGKVLKEKSGGIDLLCDFSGFMPNIENSVRAMNRGGRIVLVGIGRNKLEIPMPFFLIERQIRITGSYGSDRRAIPELIQLYKDKKLSLTKSISGVHKLEETNEFLHALEEKKGNPIRFIINPEL, from the coding sequence ATGAAAGCAGCAGTACTCCCACAAGGTTCAAGAACACTTGAAATCCAAGATTTGGATCTCCCTTCCCTTCTCCCTAACCAAGTAAAAATCAAAGTCAAAGCCTGCGGAATTTGTGGCTCGGATATTCATTTGGTCCTCCACGGAAAAATGAAGGCTACTTATACACCTTGTGTTCCTGGACATGAAACGTCCGGTGTTGTAGAAGAGGTAGGAGAACAAGTCACCCGATTCAAAAAAGGTGATCGGGTTGTTGTCAGCGCTGGCACTTCTTGCGGAAAATGTAAACACTGTTTGGCGGGTAGAGAGAATCTTTGCGAAGAAATTGGAGTTCTTGGTTTTAACCAACGCGGTGGATTTGCTGAGTATTTACAAATTGAAGAACGTTATCTCCACAACTTACCAGACGAAATTCCATTTACGGAAGGTGCCATCCTTGCCGATGCTGTTTCCACTCCGTATCATGCAGTCAAATACCAGGGTGAAATCAAACCAGGTGATACAGTTGCCATCATTGGATGTGGAGGACTGGGAATTCACGCTGTGGCCATTGCTAAAGCATTGGGTGCTGGCCGAATTTTTGCTGTTGATATCGATAGTGGTTCTCTGGAAAATGCAAAAGCATACGGGGCCGATGAACTTATATTAGTTGAAAAGAATATGCAAGTTGGCAAAGTTTTAAAAGAAAAATCAGGTGGCATAGATTTGTTATGCGACTTCTCTGGTTTCATGCCAAACATTGAAAATTCGGTTCGAGCCATGAACCGAGGAGGAAGAATCGTTCTTGTCGGAATTGGTAGAAATAAATTAGAAATACCGATGCCTTTTTTCCTGATTGAAAGGCAAATCCGTATTACGGGCTCTTATGGTTCCGATAGAAGGGCCATTCCCGAACTCATCCAACTTTATAAAGATAAAAAACTTAGTCTGACAAAATCGATTAGTGGAGTTCATAAGTTAGAAGAAACAAATGAATTTTTACATGCACTTGAAGAAAAAAAAGGAAATCCAATTCGGTTTATCATCAACCCAGAATTATAA
- the thyX gene encoding FAD-dependent thymidylate synthase, translating to MQQSDFESISRVSVPELDTILGKPFPILDDGFVRLVDYMGSDESIVQAARVSYGKGTKKVNEDRGLIRYLMRHRHSTPFEMCELKLHVRVPMDTWRQWIRHRMANVNEYSTRYSVAIDSAQTTLPGEWRVQSIGNKQGSDGYLESSKGDHLTKRETEFQKFATDIYNERLEMGVAREQARKDLPLATYTEAYWKIDLHNLLHFLALRMDDHAQLEIRLFAKTIGEQIVKKWVPNAWEAFVDYRLSALNLTKYDTQIIQALNASGKEGAKQKAIELGLLDEQGSTAKKSREREELEYKLKDMGFAIPW from the coding sequence ATGCAACAATCTGATTTCGAATCCATTTCAAGAGTTTCCGTTCCCGAATTAGACACCATTCTAGGTAAACCATTCCCGATTCTGGACGATGGCTTTGTTCGGCTTGTTGATTACATGGGCTCAGATGAATCGATCGTTCAGGCAGCACGCGTTTCGTACGGAAAAGGAACAAAAAAAGTAAATGAAGACCGTGGACTCATTCGGTATTTGATGCGCCATCGTCACAGCACTCCATTCGAAATGTGCGAACTAAAGCTACATGTTCGAGTTCCAATGGACACTTGGCGGCAATGGATTCGCCACCGTATGGCAAATGTCAATGAATACTCTACGCGTTACTCCGTAGCCATTGACTCGGCTCAAACAACTTTGCCTGGAGAATGGAGAGTCCAATCCATTGGAAACAAACAAGGTAGTGATGGATATTTAGAATCATCCAAGGGCGACCACCTAACAAAAAGAGAAACGGAATTCCAAAAGTTCGCTACTGATATATATAATGAAAGATTAGAAATGGGAGTTGCTCGTGAACAGGCAAGAAAGGATCTTCCTCTTGCAACTTATACAGAGGCATATTGGAAAATAGACCTTCACAATTTACTTCATTTTTTGGCTCTCCGGATGGACGATCATGCGCAGCTAGAAATTCGTCTCTTTGCAAAAACCATTGGTGAACAGATTGTGAAAAAATGGGTTCCAAATGCTTGGGAAGCATTTGTCGACTACCGTCTAAGTGCGTTGAACCTAACCAAATACGATACACAAATCATCCAAGCGTTGAATGCCTCTGGTAAAGAAGGGGCCAAACAAAAGGCAATCGAACTAGGGTTGTTAGATGAACAAGGTTCCACCGCTAAAAAGAGCCGTGAACGTGAGGAATTGGAGTACAAATTAAAAGATATGGGTTTTGCTATTCCTTGGTAA